cagtagggggcgcacgagaggcaaccacacattgatgtttccctctctttctccttcccttcccttcccctctctctaaaaataaataaaatatttaaaaaataaaaaacaaaaaaacaccattCAGCTCTGGCCGGGTAGCTGAGTCCAGGTGGCTGAGTTGGTGGGGGTGTCCtccctcccatacaccaaaagtttgcaggttcgattcccagtcagggcacccacgtaggttgtgggttcattccctggtGCAGGTGTATACCAGAGGcaattgatggatgtttctctctcacatctttcacttcccctccctctctcaggtgaggattaaaaaaatcctcacacaCTTCAGCAGTAAAAGTCAAAGTCCTCACAGTGGCTGTCCAGACCCACAGGACCTGCCATGGGTGTCACCcttctgtccccttccctccactccagaCTCACTGACCTCTGTGCTGCTCACACAGCCTATCACGTGCCTGCCTCAGGACATTTGCACtgactgttccctctgcctggaaagctcttCCCCCAGAAGCTCACGTGCTCTACCATTTCAGGTTTCTGCTCAAACGTGGTCACCTCCTTCGAGAGCCCTCCCCTGACCTCCCCCTGTAGGTCACCATCTCCCTGTCTTTACAATTATGCATCAATGTATTCTTGTCTAAGATCTTAACAGCCACTTCTCGTCTGGTGGCTCTccctggggaaactgagtcctagGAAGGCTAAGCTGGGGAGGGGGTTGTAAAGTTCAGGCTGTGTCTCACAgtagccccccgccccccccatacCTACACCAGCTTGTGGGACGCCACGCTTTCCGACCTCCATCCCACGCACTTGAAgcttccctgtcccctcctggAAAGGGACATGTTGGACCCACAGTAGCGTCTGTCCGTCGCATCTGGTGAACACGGCGGAGGGGGAAATGTATCAAATATGGCCAGTGTAAAATCAACGGGAAAAAAAGCCGCGTGCCAATTCATGTTTTTTGCCTTCTCTGTAACCCAGTTTCAAACGCTCCGAAACGAGGTTTTTGCCTAACTCTTCCACCAGGGGGCGCAGCCTCTCCCACAGCATGAAGGACCCAGGGCAGACTCTTACcacctcctgcacctcttgcccTGCAGACATTGCCCTGCGCTTGCGCACAGTGATCAGGCCGGTTTTCTTACAAGCAGCAGGGAATCTGGCAACGTGGCAGGCCCCTCCCACGGTCTCAGTGAATTAGGTCATTCTAAAGAATGCCACTTCTGGTGGCAGCTGTGAGAGTTTAGGCCAACTATAGAAACGCCTCTGCTGCGGAGGGCGTTTCTCTGGTACTCATTTCGCTCATTCCTCCGTTCACCCGGCATTCCCTGAGCTCCTGCCGTGCGCTGAGGCTGGAGCTGGGCGAGTTTGGGTCAGAGGGAGGAGCCAGACCATGTGGTCCATAGTCCGGAGGGAATGTTAGGGCTGGTGCTGAGGATGTTCACCTGTTATTCACACAATCGAcctatcaactttttttttagggggggaggagagggaaatagCGATGTAAGAAACATAAATTGGCTGACTTCTGTAGGCAaccagactggggaccaaactcacaatccagacacgtgccctgactaggaatccaaccggcaacctttcagtttgcagactaAAGCCCAACCAAAGGAGCCACGccacctggggccctggcctaTTAATTTATATCTCCTGAGGCTCGAGCTGGGTCAAGTCTGTGGAACAGGTTGGAAACAACTGTGTCGTCCTCACCCATGAATGACTCCAGGGCTATTATGTGCTGAGGCCTGAGCTCTGCCAAGTTTGGGTCACAGGAAAGAACCAGAATGTGTGGCGTCTGACTTAGGGGATTTAGGGCTGTTACTGAGGATGCTGGCctactattcattcatttacctgGCCTATTAAATTTATATCCACTAAGGAcgggacctactgtgtgctgagaCCTGGGTTGGGCGAtgtctggggtacagggaggaagcaactaccatattttgctgtgtataatatgcacttttttgctaaaatttttgaggggaaaaagaTGCACATTATAAATGGATATAATGATCACATACTATAGGCATAAtcatcctgtgtataatgcacacaaaaacatcGGTGCACGTTACACAATggagcgcattatacacagcaaatatGGTATGTCAGCCCCAACCCTGAATGATTTCAAGGCTGGTGCTGGGATGTACAACtgttcattcagtcagtcacccAGCACTTCTTGAGGAaatactgtgtgccaggcctgtcCAGAAGATGTTACAAGTAAACAAGGCActctctcctcccaggccctCACCAACGAGGCTGAacctttcattaatttattgaacaaatgCCTGCTCAATCATGAAATCAACTACAAGGCCAGCCAGAGACCCACAGGTACTTATTTGGGTCTGCCTTGGTGGGTCACGTTTATAACTgagaggtggtggggaggaggggtcagggagTCCAGCAGATGTAGGGCGCAGTCCCAGCCTTGTGACATCCTccctatgtgaccttgggcaagtcaccaaGCTTCTCCGAGCCTCGGTGTCCTCACAGGCAGCGCGGGGGTGAGAGGGTATCTCCCCGCAGTGCCGTGAGGTTGGAGATAAGGCGTAAACacgctcagcacagtgcctggtccaGGAGTCCGCGTTAACCCTCGGCTCTTATTCTGCTGGTCCCTGGAGGTTTTTGCAGGGTCACTAACTGCTAACAGGCTTCTCCTCCCCGGGCGAGTGCAGGTGTTCAGTCAAGTGTGGCGGCTGGGCAGTGCTGTCCCTGAACAGGCTGTGCTGGTGGGGCTTCCTGTCGGTGTGCGTCCTCTGGTGCCGAATAAGGGCAGAGGAGAAGCCGAAAGTCCTGCCGCAGCCGCAGCACTCGTAGGGCCGCTCTCCCGTGTGCACAATGTGGTGCTGGATCAGGTAGGCGCGGTTGCGGAAGGCCTTGCCGCACTCGGGGCACGCGTAGGGCCGCTCCCCGGTGTGTATGCGCCGGTGCAGCGTGAGTGCAGATCCCTGGCTGAAGGCCTTGCCGCAGTCCCCGCACCGGAAGGGCTTCTCGCCAGTGTGAATCTTCTGGTGTTCGAGGAGGGAGGACACGTGGCTGAAGGCGGATCCGCACTCCAGGCACTTGTAGGGCCTGGCGCCGGTGTGCACCAGGTGGTGCTGCGCCAGGTGCGAGCGGTTGCTGAAGGCGCGGCCGCAGTCCCCGCACTCGTAGGGCCGCTCACCCGTGTGCACACGGCGGTGCTGACTCAGGTGCGACACCTGCGTGAAGGCCTTGCCACACTGTGTGCACACGAAAGGCTTCTCACCTGTGTGGATGCGCCGGTGCTCGGCAAGCGAGGCACTCTGGCTGAAGGGCGCGCCACACTCCGAGCACGTGTAGGGCTTCTCGCCCGTGTGCACACGCCGGTGCTGCGCCAGGTGCGCCACCTGCGTGAAGGCTTTGGCGCACTGGCCGCAGGCGTAGGGCCGCTCGGTCGTGTGTGTGCGCTGGTGGCGCAGCAACGCCGAGGAGAAGCGGAAGGCCTTGGGGCACTGGGCGCAGGCAAACGGCTTCTCTCCGGTGTGCACGCGCTGGTGCTCCAGCAGGGCCGCGCGGCTGCGGAAGGCCTTTGCACACTGGCCACAGGCGAAAGGCCGCTCGCCCGTGTGCATGAGCCGGTGCTGTGCCAGGTGCGCGGGGCGCACGAAGGCCTTCCCGCAGTCAGGACACGCGTGCGGCCGCTCGCCCGTGTGCGTGCGCCAGTGCGCTGCCAGGTAGGAGCCCTGGCTGAAGGCCTTGCCGCACTTGTCACAGGTGTGTGGCCGCTCACCCGTGTGCACGCGCCGGTGCAGGGTCAGGTGCACGCGCTGGCTGAAGGCACGCCCACACTCCGGGCACGCAAACGGCTTCTCCCCTGTGTGTGTCCTGCGGTGCAGGGTGAACGCCGAGCAGTAGCGGAAGGCCTTGCCACAGTCTTCGCACTTCCAAGGCTCCcggggggccctggctgctgcaTCCTTTGGGCTCTTTCCCTGTGCACCGCGCTTCTGGGGCCCGCGGGTGGCCTGGGTAATGGGAGGGCTTGGTCTGGTtcctgggacatctccaaagTCATCACTCCCCAGGGCACTGTCCCCAGTGGGGTCTTCCTCATGGGCCTCTGCCTTCAAACTGCCTTCCTGGTTTTCCTGTTGCTCCTTGAAGTGACTTTCATGTATCCAGGCTTCTCCCAACTGGGAGCCCCGGCAGACGGCAGTCACCGGGAGTCCATCCATCCCTGCTCCTGAGCTGCTGCCTCAATTTTGCCCCTCGGTGCCAGATCtggaaaaaatagaaggaaaaagccaaAGAGGTCTGTCATTTGTCCTCTGCTGGGAAGAGGCCAGCACTGGGTCTCAATCTCTATAAAGGTGACAGTTTGGATCAGATCACTGTGGCCAGAGATGGTCCTGTGTCTTGGAGGGCAGGagcaacatccctggcctctataCAACTGGATGTCAGTAGCCCTGCCGCCACCACCCAggtgtgacaaccaaaaacatCTGCAGACATTGCGAGGTATTCTCTGGGGTACAAGACCACCCAtggttgagaatcactgactTAATGGaactaaaaacaattaaaaaagatcCTGCACAAACATAAACCCTTCAGCTCTCACATGCAGCTTCGTACCAGGACCAAAATGTGAGTCCCCACTCCTTCCATATGTAGAAGCTCTAACCCTTCACtgatggtatttggaagtggggcctttggaaggtgtTTGGGGTTAAATggggtcatgagggtggggcccccaCGATGGGATCAGTGTCCTCATTAGAGAAAGAGAGCAGAGCTGGCTCTCCCCACCATGCAAGGACTCAGTGAGAAGGTGACCAtttacaagccaggaagagagtcctCGCCAGG
The sequence above is drawn from the Desmodus rotundus isolate HL8 chromosome 12, HLdesRot8A.1, whole genome shotgun sequence genome and encodes:
- the ZNF835 gene encoding zinc finger protein 835; its protein translation is MDGLPVTAVCRGSQLGEAWIHESHFKEQQENQEGSLKAEAHEEDPTGDSALGSDDFGDVPGTRPSPPITQATRGPQKRGAQGKSPKDAAARAPREPWKCEDCGKAFRYCSAFTLHRRTHTGEKPFACPECGRAFSQRVHLTLHRRVHTGERPHTCDKCGKAFSQGSYLAAHWRTHTGERPHACPDCGKAFVRPAHLAQHRLMHTGERPFACGQCAKAFRSRAALLEHQRVHTGEKPFACAQCPKAFRFSSALLRHQRTHTTERPYACGQCAKAFTQVAHLAQHRRVHTGEKPYTCSECGAPFSQSASLAEHRRIHTGEKPFVCTQCGKAFTQVSHLSQHRRVHTGERPYECGDCGRAFSNRSHLAQHHLVHTGARPYKCLECGSAFSHVSSLLEHQKIHTGEKPFRCGDCGKAFSQGSALTLHRRIHTGERPYACPECGKAFRNRAYLIQHHIVHTGERPYECCGCGRTFGFSSALIRHQRTHTDRKPHQHSLFRDSTAQPPHLTEHLHSPGEEKPVSS